A window of the Syntrophorhabdaceae bacterium genome harbors these coding sequences:
- a CDS encoding PAS domain-containing protein — translation MPHPDKSTEELLHELSTLCSQVTELEEEKLLWKRTDDALAEEKNKLQALVDSLEYGITIQDRDYNIIFQNKTLQDMFGHIGDKCYRTYEFSEKVCEGCPAELVFLNGTPHSSERRVLMPSGETIIWENTATPLRDAGGNITGCI, via the coding sequence CGGACAAGAGCACAGAAGAGCTCCTCCATGAACTATCGACACTTTGCAGCCAGGTAACTGAATTGGAAGAGGAGAAACTTCTCTGGAAACGGACCGATGATGCCCTGGCTGAAGAGAAGAACAAACTGCAAGCACTGGTTGACTCCCTCGAATATGGGATCACCATACAGGACAGGGATTATAACATCATCTTTCAGAATAAAACCCTTCAGGACATGTTCGGTCATATCGGAGACAAGTGTTATCGGACTTATGAATTTAGTGAAAAAGTATGTGAAGGCTGTCCGGCGGAACTGGTGTTTCTAAATGGCACGCCCCATAGTTCTGAACGAAGGGTGCTTATGCCTTCGGGAGAAACCATTATCTGGGAAAATACGGCAACTCCCCTGAGAGACGCCGGAGGAAACATTACGGGTTGTATCG